The following DNA comes from Papaver somniferum cultivar HN1 chromosome 4, ASM357369v1, whole genome shotgun sequence.
aaaaatgggtttcacaaaggatgaatgacacagagaagaaagtgttgcactccaaaaactttcaaggcttgtataaatttcttttagacaaatatttctaccctcccaataacaattggcgattacaacaggtatgcgaaatattgccttcaggatacaatgaaagccctgcaacgaaaactgaattcaaggtttgtaccccttgattcaatcaagaacacacaaagagatttctgatttctgatgatgctttttgaaatagagaaaacaaattgatttttcttatatgttaaacgaaactgggagaagctatttataaagggttttgcacctgttgggaataggttttttattcgccaacaggtttcttttcacgaaacgtcaggttccttcatcaacagacatcaatggtatcgaccacagcctggggggcgatgccccccaggacccccctttggttagcggcgttgaaaatattccaacagttTTTACTGTAGCCATGCATCCATTGTTTGTttgcatttttttattttttatttattggcATGTAGAATTGTATAACAAGAACTAGATTGGTTTACAGAGCAGGGAAAACCCTCCCCGTTACATCACCCACAAAAGGGTGAGATAACCAGACCTGATTTAGTTACAGAAGGAGAAATTACCCTTTTGGCCAGTAAAACAGCCGCAAAATTGCACTCACGGTAGTTGTGAGTAAAAGACATCCTGAAAAAGAGCCTAATCTCTTTTAGGATGTTACAGAATACTGGAGCCATGTTGCTGCCATTGTGGTAAGCATGTTTCGCAAAGGCTGCATCCAAGTTGCCATTTTCTTATCCGAGTACTCCTTCCCTTCCTGCTCAATGGTCATAATTAGCTGCTCCATTAGTGTTAAAACATAGTATAGCCTGTAAGGAGGACAAGACCAGTCATAGTAGTGGATGTCAGGTTGATAGGTAGGACTCGAGACCAAGAGCGAAAATAATTCAGCGGCTTTAGACATTGCCAGACGGAAAACTGTCTCTACATTACAAGTTGCTGCTGAAAGACTAATTTGGCTCTAATTTTTTGAAACTGACAGCGCCATTTTTGTTTGAAAATGGGCTAAATTAATAACGTGTaactatcactttttctgaaacagagttGGAATAATTTTTTGAACTACCCAAGATGCGCAAAAACGCTGATGTCCCATGGAACTTAAGCCGACAAAAAAGTTTGACACGTAAACTCTAAGCAAACATACACGTGTAATGATGTATCCACGTGGGCACTTGACGTGTTTCGCGTCGACAACAAATAATAACATTTCTTTCCACCACCGAGTCAGAAAGATCTTTCTTTTCACAACCCAGAAATTTCAATGTTCACGTCGTCTTATTCTTCTTCTACAGCTCGAATCATTCTCAGTCGAAGGAGCCCTTTACAAATTTTGATATCATCAAATATCTATCATCTCCGTTCACTCTCTAATCAAATCCACTTACAAATTTCTACAGCTAATTCTCCTTTAAGAGAGACAAGGTttttctcttcatcttcttctcctgttacttcttctttttcatcattTTCAAGACCTAGTTTTTTAATTCCCTTAAGATCGTTTTCTGAAATGGCAAGTCATTTTAAGAAAACCCATGGTTCTATTCACGATTTCACTGTCAAGGTTAGTCTTATTTTTACATTTTGAGATTTCAAGGTCATATTTTTAATGGGTatttagaattttatttcaagGTCATATTTTTAATGGGTATTTAGAATTTTTAATTTTGCTCAATCTTTATATGTATTTAGATTTTTAAGGATGTGGTTATTGTTGTTATTTTGTAGGATGCTAGAGGCAATGATGTCGATCTTAGTACTTACAAGGGAAAAGTTTTGTTAATTGTCAATGTGGCTTCGCAATGGTATGTGTCCGTATGATTCCTGGTTCATTTATGGTCAATGTATGATGCAAAATGTGAAATGGTTCTGGCAGTAATTTTGATATTGAACTGATATTTGTAGTGGGTTGACTACCTCAAACTACACAGAGCTTGCTCAATTGTATCAGAAGTACAAGGATCAAGGTTTGTTTTTCGATTTCTAAGCCGCAGTACCTTTGGTTTATTTCGTCTGACACTTTTACGAGCAATTCACTGGACTTGACTGATAGACTAGTTTCGGCACTTAATAGCATGAGATATATTGACATAT
Coding sequences within:
- the LOC113273619 gene encoding probable phospholipid hydroperoxide glutathione peroxidase isoform X2; protein product: MFTSSYSSSTARIILSRRSPLQILISSNIYHLRSLSNQIHLQISTANSPLRETSHFKKTHGSIHDFTVKDARGNDVDLSTYKGKVLLIVNVASQCGLTTSNYTELAQLYQKYKDQGLEILAFPCNQFRGEEPGTNEEIVEFACTRFKPEYPIFDKVDVNGDNAAPIYKFLKSSKGGLFGDSIKWNFAKFLIDKEGHVVDRYAPSTSPLSIEKDIKKLLGASA
- the LOC113273619 gene encoding probable phospholipid hydroperoxide glutathione peroxidase isoform X1 encodes the protein MFTSSYSSSTARIILSRRSPLQILISSNIYHLRSLSNQIHLQISTANSPLRETRFFSSSSSPVTSSFSSFSRPSFLIPLRSFSEMASHFKKTHGSIHDFTVKDARGNDVDLSTYKGKVLLIVNVASQCGLTTSNYTELAQLYQKYKDQGLEILAFPCNQFRGEEPGTNEEIVEFACTRFKPEYPIFDKVDVNGDNAAPIYKFLKSSKGGLFGDSIKWNFAKFLIDKEGHVVDRYAPSTSPLSIEKDIKKLLGASA